AACATTAAAAGTGGCAACTTTAATAAGGTTAATGTTAATATAAAAATTGAAGATAGTGGAAGTAATAACATACCAGAACCTATAAAATTGAATGGACTTGAACAAGATTTATCAGGTACATACACTATAAAAGTTCCTTCAGGAGATTATTCTTTAATATATTCAGGAATAAACTGGGGAGGTCCTTATAATTTTCAATTTACATTTAATGATAAATTATATGAATTATTGGACGGTTCTGGAGGTAATTTAGTTGGTTCTATATGGAATTTAGGAAACTTGGATATTAAATTTAATATAAATTCATCTACTTAATTTTAATTAAATTGTTATAACAAAACAGCACATTGATTCATGTAAAGTCGATGTGCTGTTTTAAAAAAGTAATAGTGCTTTTTATTTAACTTCTAATGAAGTAAACTTAAATGTATTTCCATCAAATAAACCTTTGTCTGATAATTTTAAAGCAGGAATTACCAATAATGCCATAAAAGACAAAGTCATATAAGGCGCTCTTAGTTTACTTCCTAAATCTTTAGCCATTTGATCTAATTCAGCATAAGATTTCCCGATTTCTTCAGCAGATAAATCACTCATAATTCCTGCCACAGGAAGCGATACTATTTTTTCTTCAGTATTTGAAACCGCACAAACTCCTCCTCTATTTTCAATGATTAAATTCACAGCTTTGCAGATCGCTTCGTCTGACACTCCTACAGCAATAATATTGTGAGAATCGTGTCCTACTGAACTTGCAATCGCACCTTCTTTTAATCCGAAGTTTTTGATAAATGCAATAGCTGGTTCTGAGTTTTGATAACGATTTACAACCGTCATTTTCAAAACATCATTTTCTACATCTGAAACTAGATTTCCATTCTTGATTAAAGAATTCGCTTCAATTTCATTTGTTACCAATTCTCCATCTAAGGCTTCAATAACTCTTATTTTTTCTGAAGCAGAATTAAGTTCGAAATCTGCAACTTGTTTTTTATCAGTGTCGAAGTTATTTAAGATTTCGAATTCAACAGATGTAATATTTGATTTTCCGTTTGCAGCAATTAATTCTCCATCAAGATAAGTTTGCAGCACTTTAAATTTCTCTAAATCCTCAACTACAATAAAATCAGCTTCATCTCCTTCTTTTAATAAACCTACATCTAAATTATAATGCGATACCGGATTTATACAAGCAGCTTGTAAAACTTTAAACACATCAATTCCTTTCGCTACTGCTCTTTCACACAATTGATTGATATGACCTAATAATAAATCATCTGGGTGTTTATCATCTGAACAAAACATCATGTTTTCATAATGCTCTGGTAAAAGATCAATTAAAGCTTCAAAGTTTTTAGCCGCACTACCTTCACGAACAATTACTTTCATTCCTTTTTGCAGTTTTTCTAAAGCTTCATCATAAGTAAAACATTCGTGATCTGTATAAATTCCTGCTGAGATGTATTTCGTTAAATCTTCACCTCTTAATCCTGGTGCATGACCATCAACAGGTTTGTTATAATGCTTCGCCCATTCTATTTTTTTCATGACTTCAGCATCTTCATAAATTACTCCTGGGTAATTCATCATTTCAGCTAAATATTTAATGTCAGGATTTTCTAAAAGTTTTTTAATATCATCAGAATCTATAACTGCTCCTGCACTTTCAAAAGAAGTCGCTGGCACACAAGATGGTGCTCCGAAATTAAATTTCAAAGGAACTTTTTTTCCGTTTTCAATCATAAAATCAACTCCTGCAACACCCAAAACATTGGCAATTTCATGCGGATCAGAAACTGTTGCTACTGTTCCATGAGTTACTGCAATTTTTGCAAATTCTGAAGGCACTAACATTGAACTTTCAATATGAATATGTGCATCTACAAAACCAGGTAAAATATAATTCTCTACGTTATGATTACTTTCTGTTATCGATTTTATCTTTCCTTCTTCAACTACAATTTCTCCTTTAAAAATCTTTTTATTTAAAATATCTACAATATTCCCTTGAATAACCATTTGATTGAATTTTAATATAAAAGTAAGTAATAATTATACGTTAATCATTACAATAGTAAATGAGTTTTTTGCTACATAAAATTGTAAAAAACAAAAGCGATTGTATGACTACAACCGCTTTTATATTTAACAACTACTAAATATGTTAGTAACCATAACGTTGAGGTCCTCCACGTCTGATTTCTTCATTAGCATATTCTTCGAACTTTTTAAAGTTTTCTCTGAACGCATTTGATAATTTAAATGCAGTATCATAGTATAATTTATCATTATTCCAAGTTGCTCTCGGACTTAAAATCTTATCTGGTACACCAGGACAAGTTCTAGGTTGAGCTACTCCAAATACTGAATGGATATGATAATCTTCGTAAGTATAGTTTCCTAAATCACCGTTTAATACAGCGCTAATCATAGCTCTAGTATATTTTAAAGCGATTCTTGAACCAACTCCGTATTGACCTCCAGACCATCCTGTGTTTACTAACCAAACATTTACGTTTGCTTCAGTCATTTTTTTACTTAACATTTCAGCGTAACGTGTTGGGTGTAATGGCATAAAAGGCGCTCCGAAGCATGCAGAGAAACTTGGCACAGGTTCTGTAACACCTGCTTCTGTTCCTGCAACTTTAGCTGTATAACCAGAAATAAAGTGGTAAGCAGCTTGAGCTGGAGTTAATTTAGATATTGGAGGTAACACTCCAAATGCATCTGCAGTTAAGAAAAAGATATTCTTTGGATTCTTTCCTGTAGATGGTACTCTAATATTTTCAATATGGTGAATTGGATAACTTACACGTGTATTTTGTGTAATAGAAGTATCTGCAAAATCTACTTCACCTTTATCATTCATGATAATATTTTCAAGAATTGCTCCTTTCTTAATAGCTCCGTAAATTTCTGGTTCTTTTTCTTGAGAAAGATCAATTACTTTAGCGTAACAACCTCCTTCAAAATTAAACACTGTGTTTTCAGCAGTCCATCCATGCTCATCATCTCCAATTAAACTTCTGTTTGGATCTGTAGATAAAGTCGTTTTACCTGTTCCAGATAATCCAAAGAAAATTGCAGTATCGCCATCCTTACCAACATTTGCAGAACAGTGCATTGGTAATGTGTTCTTGTATACTGGTAAAATAAAGTTCAATGCAGAGAAAATTCCTTTCTTAATTTCTCCTGTATAACCAGTTCCACCAATTAAAGCTACTTTTCTAGAAAAGTTTAAGATTGCAAAGTTATGTTGACGAGTACCATCAATAGCAGCGTCAGCCATAAAACCTGGTGCATTAATTACAGTCCACTCTGGAGAAAAATCTTTTAATTCTTCTTCTGTCGGACGTAAAAACATATTGTAAGCAAACATGTTACTCCAAGGATATTCGTTTACTACTCTAATGTTTAATTTATAGTTTTCGTCTGCACAAGCATAACTATCTCTTACAAAGATTTCTTTATCTGAAAGATATGCAGTTACCTTGTCGTATAATTGGTCGAATTTACCTGACTCAAAAGGAATATTGATATCTCCCCACCAAATTTCATCTTTTGTGATATCATCTTTTACTATAAATCTGTCCATCGGAGATCTACCTGTAAATTCTCCTGTATTGACAGCAATAGCTCCAAACACAGTTTCTTTTCCTTGTCCTTTCTCTATAGTTAAATTATGTAACTCGTCAGAAGTTAATTGATAACGAACCGTGTCGCTCTTGATTCCAAGGTGCTCTAACGAAATCGTTTTCGTATCAAGATTATTCATCTCTATAATTTTAAGTTGTGTTTAATATGTGACAAAAATAAACCTTTTTGTTTAAACAGATTACTGTATTTATTTTTTTATTGATTTTTTACTTTTTAGCCGATTTTCTGAAGAAAGTTACTCCCAAATAAAACCATCCTAAAATCAATAATAATCCACCTAAAGGAGTTATAAACCAAATACTTTTAGCTGGAACTTTAGCCAAGTACATTGCGTAAATTGAACCTGAAAAAAATAAGATTCCTATCCAAAAAAGATACGACATTATTCTTTTTTCCTTTAGGGAAAAAGCCTGATTTAAGTTAATTATTAATAAAATAATCACGTGATATAACTGATATCGTACTGCAGTTTCAAAGCTATTTAACTCTGCTGCACTTAATGTTTCCTTTAATGCATGTGCGCCAAAGGCTCCCAATATGACAGCAAGTGCTCCTATAAATGCTGTTAATGTTAAATTTTTATACATATTTAGTATATTTGTTAAATTTCAAACTTTAAACAACTAAAACCTTAGTCTTTTTTACAAAAGTACTGCATTATTTTATGAGAAAAATATTAATTATCGGAGCCGGAAGATCTAGCTCTTCTTTAATAAAATACTTATTAGATAAATCTAATTCGGAGAATTTACAAATAACCATTGGAGATATTTCTATTGAAAATGCTCAGCAAAAGATTAATAATCATCCTAATGGAAAGGCGATCATTTTAGATGTCTTTAACAAAGAACAACGTGTAGCAGCTATAAAGAATTCAGATATTGTTATTTCTATGCTTCCTGCCCACTTACATATAGAAGTTGCTAAAAACTGTTTAGAGTTTAAAAAACATATGGTAACTGCTTCATATATCTCCAAAGAGATGAAAGCTTTAGACGAACAAGCCAAAGCTAATGGTTTAATTTTTATGAATGAAATTGGTTTGGATCCTGGTATAGATCATATGAGTGCAATGCAAGTGATTCATAAAATCAGAGAAAGTGGAGCTAAAATGTTACTTTTTGAATCTTTCTGTGGTGGTTTAGTAGCTCCAGAGAGTGATGATAACTTATGGAATTACAAGTTTACTTGGAATCCTAGAAATGTGGTTTTAGCTGGACAAGGTGGTGCTTCAATGTTTATACAAGAAGGCACTTATAAATACATTCCTTATCACAAATTGTTTAGAAGAACAGAATTCTTAACTATTAACGGAAGTGGTAAGTTTGAGGCTTATGCTAATAGAGATTCTCTAAAATATAGAAGTATTTATGGTTTGGATGATATTCCAACCATGTACAGAGGAACAATAAGAAAAGTTGGTTTTTCGAGAGCTTGGAATAGTTTTGTTCAATTAGGAATGACAGATGACACATATACTATAGAGAATTCTGAACATATGAGTTATCGTGATTTCACCAACTTATTCTTAGCTTATTCACCTTCAGATTCTGTTGAATTAAAGTTTCGATCGTATTTAAAGATTGATCAAGATGATGTGATGTGGGATAAATTTGTTGAATTAGATCTTTTTAATCCGAACAAGAAAGTAGGTTTAGTAAATGCCAGTCCAGCTCAAATTCTTCAGAAAATATTAATGGATTCATGGACTTTACAATCTGAAGATAAAGATATGATTGTCATGCATCATAAATTTGGTTATGAAAATGAAAAAGGAAAACATCAGATAGAAAGTAGTATGATTATAAAAGGAGACGATCAAACTTATACTGCCATGGCAAAAACTGTTGGACTTCCTGTAGCTATTGCTACTTTACAAATATTAAACAAGAAAATTACAACCACAGGCGTTCAGTTACCGATAAACAAAGAAGTGTATGAGCCTATTTTAAAGGAACTCGAAGACTATGGCGTAATTTTCGTTGAAAAAGATGTACCCTATTTAGGATACAATCCAGAAAGTGTAAGGGGGTAATATACACTCTCCTTGGTTTAAAAAAGTTTCTCTTTTAAATGTTATTAGATTATTTAATTTCAATTAGATAGTCTAATAACTTTTTTTCTTTAGTTTAAATTACAATCTTGCTCGAAATTTATCTTTACTCCTTCTTTCTGTAATTCAAAAAACACATTTCTATCTTCAATAATTTCCCAAGCACCGTTATAATTTGCTAAAACACCAGATAGATTTGTCAACACAAACTTTCCATCTGTAAAAGCCCAACTACCTTCATCTACAGTTTCATTATTCGAGTTGTAAACGATTACGTTATTATTTGAAAAATCAATAGATAAAGTAAAATTTGCTCCTTGGCTAAAAGGCGCCCATAAACATTCAGATAGATTTGCATTTAAATTTGTTGGTGTAGTTACTACACTAGTATCACCTGTCTCTTGACAAGACATTAAAAACAAAGCAACAGATACAAAAAGAGTGTATATAATGTTGCGATTCATTTTTCTCATTGAGGTTAAGTTTAATTTTATATGTATTAAACATTTTATCAATAAAAACTCCTACCCTTTTCAAAAAAGAGTCACAAAATTAAATCTACATAGTCTTTACCAAAAGATTAAAAATCAAATGAAAAAACTTCTATTACTATCAGGTATTTTATTCGTGAATTTTTTATCATATTCACAACAGGGAAAGAAATTTAAAGTCATTTATAAAGTAAAATCCAGTCCACTTAAAGATCAACAATCATCAGGAACTTGTTGGAGTTTTGCAACTACTTCTTTTCTAGAGACAGAAGCTATCCGTAAGGGAAAGCCATCCATTTCTTTATCGCCAATGTTTTATGTGCATCCTGCCTATTTAGGGAAATCTAAAAAGTTTATTGAAACTAAAGGTAAAAGTTGGCTAGATGCTGGAGATTTAACTTTTAGTGTACTTAAAGGATATGAGACTTATGGAGCTGTTCCTGAATCCGTTTATAACGGAATCATTAAAGGAGATTGGCAACACGATCATGTTGAAATGGATAACTTAATAAAAACCATGATAAGTTCTGTTGCAACGAGTGGTTATGGAAGAATAAAACCGAATAGTTGGAAACAATCATTAGAAGGTGTTTTAAATGCTTACCTAGGAAAGGCTCCAGAAAAATTTAAATATAATGGGAAAGAATTTACTCCTAAATCATTTGCTGATTTCTATTTAGGAATTAATCCTAAAGATTATGTAGAAATTACAAGTTATAACCACCTAAAATACTATACAAATTCAACGTTAAAAATTCCTGCGAACTGGGGAGATAATAAATATTTGAATTTACCTATTCAAGACTTTGAATCTGTAATTGAAAATGCATTAAAAAAAGGTTATTCTTTAGCATGGGATGGTGATGCTTCTGAACCTAATTTTAATTTTGAGAAAGGAGTTGCTGAATTAACCAAAGAACAAGAATCCTTAAAAATTACTCAGGATTTAAGACAACAAACTTTTGAAGATAAATCGACAACTGATGATCATAACATGCATTTAATTGGAAAAGCTACTGATACTTCAGGAAAAATATACTACATATTAAAAAACTCAGAAGGTAATAACGAACAAGGCGGTTACATGTACATGTCGAAAAAAGCATTGTTACTAAAAACTATTTCTGTATTAGTTCACAAAGAAGCTATTCCAGAGAATATTCAATCGAAAATATATTAAATTTAAAGTCAAACTGTTTAAAATTAGTTTTAAGCAGTTTGCTCTTTGTCTGCATAATTTTCTACGACAAAATCTCCCCATTGCGCTATTGACTCTAAAATTGGAATTAATGTTTTTCCAAATTCCGTTAGCGAATATTCAACTTTTAATGGTGGTTTTGTAGAAAAAACTTCTCTCTTAATTACACCATCGTCTTGTAATTGCTGTAACTGTAAGCTTAATGTTCTTTCTGTTACTGTTCCCATTTTCTTTCGTAATTCACTATATCTTAACTTTCCTTCAATTAAATAAAATAAGATTACAGTTTTCCATTTCCCTCCTATTATTCCCATGGTAACACTTGTACAACATGGGTATTTCTTTCCTTTTATTGAATACATATATAAAAAATTAAACTATACTTTTTGACCGTTATTGTTTGAATGCAAAACTATAAATATTTTTGTAACTATAATTTTTATAGTAAAAAATAATTATGAG
This genomic stretch from Tenacibaculum jejuense harbors:
- a CDS encoding DUF423 domain-containing protein produces the protein MYKNLTLTAFIGALAVILGAFGAHALKETLSAAELNSFETAVRYQLYHVIILLIINLNQAFSLKEKRIMSYLFWIGILFFSGSIYAMYLAKVPAKSIWFITPLGGLLLILGWFYLGVTFFRKSAKK
- the pckA gene encoding phosphoenolpyruvate carboxykinase (ATP), whose translation is MNNLDTKTISLEHLGIKSDTVRYQLTSDELHNLTIEKGQGKETVFGAIAVNTGEFTGRSPMDRFIVKDDITKDEIWWGDINIPFESGKFDQLYDKVTAYLSDKEIFVRDSYACADENYKLNIRVVNEYPWSNMFAYNMFLRPTEEELKDFSPEWTVINAPGFMADAAIDGTRQHNFAILNFSRKVALIGGTGYTGEIKKGIFSALNFILPVYKNTLPMHCSANVGKDGDTAIFFGLSGTGKTTLSTDPNRSLIGDDEHGWTAENTVFNFEGGCYAKVIDLSQEKEPEIYGAIKKGAILENIIMNDKGEVDFADTSITQNTRVSYPIHHIENIRVPSTGKNPKNIFFLTADAFGVLPPISKLTPAQAAYHFISGYTAKVAGTEAGVTEPVPSFSACFGAPFMPLHPTRYAEMLSKKMTEANVNVWLVNTGWSGGQYGVGSRIALKYTRAMISAVLNGDLGNYTYEDYHIHSVFGVAQPRTCPGVPDKILSPRATWNNDKLYYDTAFKLSNAFRENFKKFEEYANEEIRRGGPQRYGY
- a CDS encoding winged helix-turn-helix transcriptional regulator; this encodes MYSIKGKKYPCCTSVTMGIIGGKWKTVILFYLIEGKLRYSELRKKMGTVTERTLSLQLQQLQDDGVIKREVFSTKPPLKVEYSLTEFGKTLIPILESIAQWGDFVVENYADKEQTA
- a CDS encoding saccharopine dehydrogenase family protein; translation: MRKILIIGAGRSSSSLIKYLLDKSNSENLQITIGDISIENAQQKINNHPNGKAIILDVFNKEQRVAAIKNSDIVISMLPAHLHIEVAKNCLEFKKHMVTASYISKEMKALDEQAKANGLIFMNEIGLDPGIDHMSAMQVIHKIRESGAKMLLFESFCGGLVAPESDDNLWNYKFTWNPRNVVLAGQGGASMFIQEGTYKYIPYHKLFRRTEFLTINGSGKFEAYANRDSLKYRSIYGLDDIPTMYRGTIRKVGFSRAWNSFVQLGMTDDTYTIENSEHMSYRDFTNLFLAYSPSDSVELKFRSYLKIDQDDVMWDKFVELDLFNPNKKVGLVNASPAQILQKILMDSWTLQSEDKDMIVMHHKFGYENEKGKHQIESSMIIKGDDQTYTAMAKTVGLPVAIATLQILNKKITTTGVQLPINKEVYEPILKELEDYGVIFVEKDVPYLGYNPESVRG
- a CDS encoding C1 family peptidase; this translates as MKKLLLLSGILFVNFLSYSQQGKKFKVIYKVKSSPLKDQQSSGTCWSFATTSFLETEAIRKGKPSISLSPMFYVHPAYLGKSKKFIETKGKSWLDAGDLTFSVLKGYETYGAVPESVYNGIIKGDWQHDHVEMDNLIKTMISSVATSGYGRIKPNSWKQSLEGVLNAYLGKAPEKFKYNGKEFTPKSFADFYLGINPKDYVEITSYNHLKYYTNSTLKIPANWGDNKYLNLPIQDFESVIENALKKGYSLAWDGDASEPNFNFEKGVAELTKEQESLKITQDLRQQTFEDKSTTDDHNMHLIGKATDTSGKIYYILKNSEGNNEQGGYMYMSKKALLLKTISVLVHKEAIPENIQSKIY
- the ade gene encoding adenine deaminase encodes the protein MVIQGNIVDILNKKIFKGEIVVEEGKIKSITESNHNVENYILPGFVDAHIHIESSMLVPSEFAKIAVTHGTVATVSDPHEIANVLGVAGVDFMIENGKKVPLKFNFGAPSCVPATSFESAGAVIDSDDIKKLLENPDIKYLAEMMNYPGVIYEDAEVMKKIEWAKHYNKPVDGHAPGLRGEDLTKYISAGIYTDHECFTYDEALEKLQKGMKVIVREGSAAKNFEALIDLLPEHYENMMFCSDDKHPDDLLLGHINQLCERAVAKGIDVFKVLQAACINPVSHYNLDVGLLKEGDEADFIVVEDLEKFKVLQTYLDGELIAANGKSNITSVEFEILNNFDTDKKQVADFELNSASEKIRVIEALDGELVTNEIEANSLIKNGNLVSDVENDVLKMTVVNRYQNSEPAIAFIKNFGLKEGAIASSVGHDSHNIIAVGVSDEAICKAVNLIIENRGGVCAVSNTEEKIVSLPVAGIMSDLSAEEIGKSYAELDQMAKDLGSKLRAPYMTLSFMALLVIPALKLSDKGLFDGNTFKFTSLEVK